The Streptomyces sp. NBC_01363 region ACCGCCCCCTTGCCTCACATGACCGTCCGTCGGGTCACCGACTGGATCATGAGACGCCCGAGCGTCTCACAGACACCGAGCGCAAATGCCTCAAACTGCGCGAACGCCTGCGCTGGCCACGACCACCACATACGCTCGCCGTCTGGCACTCATGGTGCGCGAACGACGCAGCGAACACCTGGCCCTTGATGTCTGGATCGCCGACGTCCGCCTCGACGGCCAACGCGAACTCCGCACCTTGGCCAACGGCATGAGACGCGACCACGCAGCTATTCAGGCTGCCCTCATCACCACCTACACATCGGGAGCAGTCGAAGGAAACGTCACCAGGATCAAGCTGCTGAAGAGACAGATGTACGGCCGAGCCAACTTCGATCTCCTACGACGCCGCATCCTGCTCTCACCGTGATCAACCAGCCGCCACCCCCAAAATGGCGACAGAGCCCAGAATCTGAGCCAGAACCCGAGAATGGGAGGCGCCCGGCCCCGCAGCCATTAGGGCCGTACTGACCACGAGTACGCCGTCGGCGGCGGGGGTCCGCTCGATCACCGGAACCTTGACGGGGCCCCTTTACCCGGAACTGACGAAGGCGCAGGGGCGATGGGTCCCAGGTGGATGGTGACCACCCGACTACCACAGGCCAGTCAGGTTCCGGCGCTCTCTCCCCGGGAAGCCTGCCCCTCAGCCACGGCTTCCCGCATCAGCTGGGCGAATTGACCATCGCGTTTCCGTCTAGCGTAGATGGCACCTTCAGTTATCCCAAGTTCCATGGCTGCCTTGGCGACGCTGTATTTGCCAGTTCTGAGCATCCCGAAAAACTGAGCTGTACGTCGTGGGGTCAGCTTGGCCCGAACAGCAGGTACAGCGAATTCTCTGGTGTACCGCAGGACCGCCTGATACGCCCTACCGAAGTGAGGATCGCAATCAGCCCATCCATGAACCTGGGAGGTGCTCACGCCAGCAGTACGGGCGGCATCGGCAACACGCATGCCCAGTGCTAGCTGTCCGAGGAAAACACTGCGCTGCGCTATCCTGCGCTCCTCCATGGCATACGGGTCACGACCCGCTAGGGCGACGGCGAGCTGCGCGTCGCAAGGTGCCGCATTCAACGCGTCCTGGAGGGTGACACCGCACTGTTCAGCGGCGAGGTCCGGTGAACTACCGTCCCGCAGTCGAGCGATCAGCATGTCGCGGACCCCACGGTCCAACCAAGTCAACGCCTGTGATGCGGAGGTGTGATCGTCGTGCATATGGCCCATCGTCTCAGCTTGTCTTTTAACCTCGGTCGGCAGTGGTCAGGGTATGTTCCCAGATGAGCAGGTCGTAGGTCCGGCCCTTGTCGGTGACGGTCTCGGGGGCCGTGTTGGACGGGCGGAAGCCGACGGATCGTGCGACGGCGATGCTGGGGTGATTGTCGGGTTCGATCTCCAGG contains the following coding sequences:
- a CDS encoding transposase, with protein sequence MPQTARTPALATTTTYARRLALMVRERRSEHLALDVWIADVRLDGQRELRTLANGMRRDHAAIQAALITTYTSGAVEGNVTRIKLLKRQMYGRANFDLLRRRILLSP